Proteins encoded together in one Ipomoea triloba cultivar NCNSP0323 chromosome 4, ASM357664v1 window:
- the LOC116015864 gene encoding putative E3 ubiquitin-protein ligase RF298, with the protein MAEERAKEGGGDSKNEEVFPGVNDSKGKTKVEFPSSSSTDYILLEMVCVLKEVKPFLNVAEAMWLLLICDLNVFEAVEHGIVNTNPVLFSRGTSKHSQCENDTPRGSSSKASGAGRKGLSGLRQKAHRAETRSKGGKRRGAFITRMNCSVDVTMGKPLISQLSSSGGKKNKGSGVVSVSSLPAVTSKAVAVVKQESKPTVKAPGSSAIPSSVHISEKDERIVTLMVRKQLLQQELEGWTDWASVKVREAAQKLSKEQTELKKLRQEREETHNFEALMEEKVKQRQSELEGELSGFHAQMGLSNSAVQRLEAERAKLKKGIADSLMKSIQSCVNLEETVEREQELLKQCQTLEGETSSLQEYLAGLKGESASLQARIDKAKKREGEFEREKIKNLQKLESIRSKREQWKRQVKAEEDNLRAKATANRLQYEERKSKLIEEISALKLAAASGGVKREWEFTICLTKEPSIAFLPCAHQVLCKDCNML; encoded by the exons atggcGGAGGAAAGAGCAAAAGAAGGTGGTGGGGACAGCAAGAATGAGGAGGTTTTTCCCGGTGTGAATGATAGCAAGGGGAAGACAAAGGTGGAGTTTCCATCTTCATCTTCCACAGA TTATATCCTGCTGGAAATGGTGTGTGTGCTTAAAGAGGTGAAGCCATTCCTGAATGTTGCAGAAGCAATGTGGCTCCTTTTGATATGCGATCTCAACGTGTTTGAGGCTGTGGAACATGGCATTGTGAACACCAATCCAGTCCTGTTCTCCCGCGGCACCTCCAAGCATTCCCAATGCGAAAACGACACCCCAAGAG GTAGCAGTAGTAAAGCCAGTGGTGCTGGCAGAAAGGGATTATCAGGGCTTCGCCAGAAGGCACATCGAGCTGAGACGAGGAGCAAAGGTGGTAAGAGGAGAGGGGCGTTTATAACCAGAATGAACTGTTCAGTTGATGTGACTATGGGCAAGCCACTCATCTCTCAGCTTAGCTCTTCTGGTGGGAAGAAGAACAAAGGTAGTGGAGTTGTTTCTGTTTCTTCACTGCCTGCTGTGACCTCCAAGGCTGTAGCAGTGGTGAAACAAGAAAGTAAGCCAACTGTGAAAGCCCCGGGCTCTTCTGCTATTCCGTCTTCTGTCCATATAAGTGAGAAAGATGAAAGGATAGTGACGTTGATGGTGCGCAAGCAACTTCTGCAGCAGGAGCTAGAAGGCTGGACTGATTGGGCCAGTGTGAAGGTCAGGGAGGCTGCTCAGAAGCTCAGCAAGGAGCAGACTGAGCTGAAAAAGTTAAGGCAAGAGAGAGAGGAGACTCACAACTTTGAAGCATTAATGGAGGAGAAGGTTAAGCAGAGGCAATCTGAGTTGGAGGGTGAACTGTCTGGTTTTCATGCCCAGATGGGACTGAGTAATTCTGCTGTCCAAAGGCTCGAGGCAGAACGTGCCAAGCTGAAGAAAGGGATTGCAGATTCACTGATGAAAAGTATACAGTCTTGTGTAAATCTGGAGGAAACTGTGGAGAGGGAGCAGGAGTTACTGAAACAGTGTCAAACACTGGAGGGGGAGACTAGCTCTCTGCAGGAATATCTTGCAGGTCTGAAGGGTGAATCAGCTAGCTTGCAGGCCCGAATAGACAAAGCTAAAAAGCGTGAAGGGGAGTTTGAG AGGGAGAAGATAAAGAATCTCCAGAAGCTTGAGTCCATAAGGAGTAAAAGAGAACAATGGAAGCGTCAGGTCAAAGCGGAGGAGGATAATTTGAGAGCAAAGGCAACAGCCAACAGGCTGCAGTACGAGGAACGCAAGAGCAAGCTGATTGAAGAAATCTCTGCTCTAAAACTGGCAGCAGCTTCGGGAGGTGTCAAACGCGAATGGGAATTCACTATATGCTTGACTAAGGAACCCTCAATTGCTTTCCTCCCTTGTGCTCATCAGGTTCTGTGCAAAGACTGCAATATGCTTTGA